In Opitutus sp. ER46, the following are encoded in one genomic region:
- a CDS encoding TonB-dependent receptor, whose translation MKNTLHRTVRCHCIILTGLLAAFGANALSAQAAPPGAATRVPAASDDEIVTLSQFTVSGSTADRYRAADAISAVRVRAPLLDTPSSISVVTRDMIDDLAPSRIFDAARYVSGVQDGRGMQFQDRMILRGFESNGQRTVDNFLQPADADNIDEAVVDRIEVAKGPNAILSPSGAPGGAINVITKSPLYRQKRSVTGLIGLYDAQKVSLDATGPFAPGSAFAYRVIGSLQDSRRYWDEEARLRGKVLAPMFAWRLSDRTQLQVKLIAAEHWIFREPLLIIDPSVTAATDDPGLAPGISKRGLNGIQPWSHVGTHTADLFTQLTTSVNQNISLRFAANGRYYFEDSEQEFLSTPSLTNRYNPYTGELTQNQTWALDAATNKYVPTYSAFFNPNAIPVRADAQWSRRKTANAQADIVGSYTFPFFSTQTVAGVAYSRQTGYTHGKNGTLPAIDLAHPDARYNPVYGSALNTFNKSSFTNWQLYVNERVGLFKDRLFLTAGVLRFNTKTTGQNALTNSAPSVLDDGKNMSSVGALVKVLPNVSVYYSHSSNSSPTIANNLPLWRDGKQDEYGFKSEFLNQRLSFNGAYFEITQTNVTIPNPDHQTDPAAPEQLIADYGNEGFEFELIGSLTPHLSAVATYSHLRMRDSLGRNVRGVADNLAALLLNYRYTDGGLKGLALSAGVNCTGKRAGDTPVNFTAANVVGQTSFYLKPMYAITLGASYRWHEKYFFRLTIDNPFDDKGYISVAGGRVSGTGITTAPGTNVKFSTTFEF comes from the coding sequence ATGAAAAACACCCTGCACCGTACGGTGCGTTGCCACTGCATTATTCTCACGGGACTGCTCGCCGCCTTCGGCGCGAACGCCCTCTCCGCCCAAGCCGCCCCTCCCGGCGCCGCCACCCGCGTTCCCGCCGCCAGCGACGACGAGATCGTGACCCTCTCCCAGTTCACCGTCTCCGGCTCGACCGCCGATCGCTACCGCGCGGCCGACGCCATCTCCGCCGTGCGCGTCCGCGCCCCGCTCCTCGACACCCCGAGTTCCATCTCCGTGGTGACCCGCGACATGATCGACGATCTGGCGCCCTCGCGCATCTTTGACGCCGCGCGCTATGTCTCCGGCGTGCAGGACGGTCGCGGCATGCAGTTTCAGGATCGGATGATTCTCCGCGGCTTCGAAAGCAACGGACAGCGCACGGTCGACAACTTCCTGCAGCCCGCCGACGCCGACAACATCGACGAGGCCGTGGTCGACCGCATCGAGGTGGCCAAGGGCCCCAATGCCATTCTCTCCCCGTCCGGTGCTCCCGGCGGCGCGATCAACGTCATCACCAAGTCTCCGCTCTACCGTCAGAAGCGCAGCGTCACCGGCCTCATCGGCCTCTACGACGCCCAGAAGGTATCGCTCGACGCGACGGGGCCGTTCGCGCCGGGCAGCGCGTTCGCCTACCGCGTGATCGGCTCCCTGCAGGACTCGCGCCGCTACTGGGATGAGGAGGCCCGCCTCCGCGGCAAGGTCCTCGCCCCCATGTTTGCGTGGCGCCTCTCCGACCGCACACAGCTGCAGGTGAAGCTCATCGCCGCCGAACACTGGATCTTCCGCGAGCCGCTCCTGATCATCGATCCGTCTGTGACGGCGGCGACCGACGATCCCGGCCTCGCCCCGGGAATCTCGAAGCGCGGCCTCAACGGCATCCAGCCCTGGAGCCACGTCGGCACGCACACCGCCGACCTGTTCACCCAGCTCACCACGAGCGTAAACCAGAACATCAGCCTCCGCTTCGCCGCCAACGGCCGCTACTATTTCGAGGACTCGGAGCAGGAGTTTCTTTCCACGCCTAGCCTGACCAACCGCTACAACCCGTACACCGGCGAGCTGACGCAGAACCAGACCTGGGCGCTCGACGCTGCCACCAACAAGTACGTCCCGACCTACTCCGCGTTCTTCAACCCGAACGCCATCCCCGTCCGGGCCGACGCCCAGTGGTCGCGCCGCAAGACCGCCAACGCGCAGGCCGATATCGTCGGCAGCTACACGTTCCCGTTCTTCAGCACCCAGACCGTCGCGGGCGTGGCCTACTCGCGGCAGACCGGCTACACGCATGGCAAGAACGGCACCCTGCCCGCCATCGATCTCGCGCATCCGGATGCCCGATACAATCCGGTCTACGGCTCGGCGCTGAACACGTTCAACAAGAGCTCGTTCACGAACTGGCAGCTCTACGTCAACGAGCGCGTCGGCCTCTTCAAGGACCGGCTGTTCCTCACCGCCGGCGTGCTGCGCTTCAACACCAAGACCACCGGCCAGAACGCGCTGACCAACTCGGCCCCCAGCGTCCTCGACGACGGCAAGAACATGAGCTCCGTCGGTGCGCTCGTGAAGGTGCTGCCCAATGTCTCGGTGTACTACAGCCACTCCTCCAACTCCTCGCCCACCATCGCCAACAACCTGCCGCTCTGGCGCGACGGCAAACAGGACGAGTACGGCTTCAAGTCCGAGTTTCTCAACCAGCGGCTATCCTTCAACGGCGCCTACTTCGAGATCACCCAGACCAACGTCACGATCCCGAACCCCGACCACCAGACCGACCCGGCGGCGCCCGAGCAGCTGATCGCCGACTACGGCAACGAGGGTTTCGAGTTCGAGCTGATCGGCAGCCTGACCCCGCACCTCTCCGCCGTGGCGACCTACTCGCATCTGCGCATGCGTGATTCGCTTGGCCGCAACGTCCGGGGCGTCGCCGACAACCTCGCCGCCCTGCTCCTGAACTACCGCTACACCGACGGCGGCCTCAAGGGCCTCGCCCTCAGCGCGGGCGTGAACTGCACGGGCAAGCGCGCCGGAGACACGCCGGTCAACTTCACTGCCGCCAACGTCGTCGGCCAAACCAGCTTCTACCTGAAGCCAATGTACGCGATCACCCTCGGCGCCTCGTATCGTTGGCACGAGAAGTACTTTTTCCGGCTCACGATCGACAATCCGTTCGACGACAAGGGCTACATCTCCGTCGCTGGCGGTCGCGTCTCCGGCACCGGCATCACCACCGCGCCGGGCACGAACGTGAAATTCTCCACCACGTTCGAGTTCTGA
- a CDS encoding TonB-dependent receptor plug domain-containing protein, with the protein MRSPLGHVWPRWLRLTLVLLAVPGSALASSKSRAFHVPAGDAVQTLAEFARQSGEQLVYLVDNVQGERTVRIDGTYRVADALQRMLASTRLTVHRDGSSGAMIVVRRADLPVKVAPPAPPPMATGPPGPEIVRLPEFTVSSTPVDRYRASDAVSAVRVRANLLDTPSSISVMTRDVIDDLAPTRLFDVTRFIAGIEEGRGTQFADRQIIRGFESNGRTVDNFFQSGADNFDEATIDRIEVSKGPNAILAPAGVPGGSINVITKSPQFTRRRTITALAGEFDAQKLTADLTGPFGRNGALAYRLIAAAQDSRRYWADDARLRGKVLAPMLTWQATPHTQFTVKLIAAEHWVFREPGLILDPSVGEATGTPTLAPGFSYRSRNGMQPWSHVGTRTADVFALLTSSLGDHMAVRVAANARYYHEDSMQEFFATPSLKNRYNPYTGELTQDQTWALDGNGTTYVATLAPLFDPTAIPVRADNQQTVTTTTNLHADLAARHQFGGVSTQTVTGLAVSHYDNVGELRTGTLPPIDLTRPGARANATWADAFYGDQHSKLNSLDLYANQRLSFAHERVQLTGGVLRYQVFHQSEERSGTPPAVSVLDDSRLLWLASVLVKPAPSLSLYYTHSTNSTPVIANDLPLWRDGVQDEFGAKAEFFKERLSLTLARFSIRQTRVVVPNPDHQTDLSAPWQLISDLRDHGFEVELTGGLTTNLSVIATYTQLHLRDSLGRRVRAVADRNSALLLNYRFQLNPHLRWSVFGGATYAGERPGDTPTVDFTPLGVPTRHSFMIPAYVTTNAGLSCRHGNWLLRLTIDNFLDERNRLRPAGGRVSGTGLSTAPGRNLRLSTSVDF; encoded by the coding sequence GTGCGGTCCCCTCTGGGTCACGTCTGGCCCCGCTGGCTGCGTCTCACCCTCGTCCTCCTCGCCGTTCCCGGCTCCGCCTTGGCCTCCAGCAAGTCGCGCGCATTCCACGTGCCCGCCGGTGACGCCGTGCAGACGCTCGCCGAGTTCGCCCGGCAGTCTGGCGAACAGCTCGTGTACCTCGTCGACAACGTGCAGGGCGAACGCACGGTCCGCATCGACGGCACGTACCGCGTCGCCGACGCACTGCAGCGCATGCTCGCGTCCACTCGGCTCACCGTCCACCGCGACGGCTCGAGCGGGGCCATGATCGTGGTCCGCCGCGCCGACCTGCCGGTCAAGGTGGCGCCCCCCGCGCCTCCCCCGATGGCCACCGGCCCACCCGGCCCGGAGATTGTGCGACTCCCGGAGTTCACCGTCTCCAGCACGCCCGTGGACCGCTACCGTGCGTCCGACGCCGTCTCCGCCGTGCGCGTGCGCGCCAACCTCCTGGACACCCCGAGTTCGATCTCGGTCATGACGCGCGACGTCATCGACGACCTGGCACCGACGCGCCTGTTCGACGTCACCCGCTTCATCGCCGGGATCGAGGAGGGCCGCGGTACCCAATTTGCCGACCGCCAGATTATCCGCGGCTTCGAGAGCAATGGGCGCACGGTGGACAATTTTTTCCAGAGCGGCGCCGACAACTTCGACGAGGCCACGATTGATCGCATCGAGGTTTCCAAGGGGCCCAATGCGATCCTCGCTCCGGCCGGCGTCCCCGGCGGCTCCATCAACGTCATCACCAAGTCCCCGCAGTTCACGCGGCGCCGCACAATCACCGCCCTGGCGGGCGAATTCGACGCACAGAAACTGACCGCCGACCTCACCGGGCCGTTCGGACGCAACGGCGCCCTGGCATACCGTCTCATCGCCGCAGCGCAGGACTCCCGCCGCTACTGGGCCGACGACGCCCGGCTCCGCGGCAAAGTCCTCGCGCCCATGCTCACGTGGCAGGCGACGCCGCACACCCAGTTCACCGTCAAACTCATCGCCGCCGAGCACTGGGTGTTCCGCGAGCCCGGCCTGATCCTCGACCCAAGCGTCGGCGAAGCCACCGGCACGCCCACACTCGCCCCCGGCTTTTCGTACCGCAGTCGCAATGGCATGCAGCCGTGGAGCCACGTGGGCACGCGCACGGCCGACGTCTTTGCGCTCCTGACCTCCAGCCTCGGCGACCACATGGCGGTCCGCGTCGCCGCCAACGCCCGCTACTACCACGAGGACTCGATGCAGGAGTTCTTCGCCACGCCGTCCCTGAAGAATCGATACAACCCGTACACCGGTGAGCTGACGCAGGACCAGACGTGGGCGCTCGACGGAAACGGCACGACGTACGTCGCGACGCTCGCGCCGCTGTTCGACCCGACGGCGATTCCGGTGCGGGCCGACAACCAGCAGACCGTCACCACGACGACGAACCTCCACGCCGATCTCGCCGCGCGGCACCAGTTCGGCGGGGTGAGCACACAGACGGTCACCGGTTTGGCCGTGAGCCACTACGACAACGTCGGCGAACTGCGCACCGGCACCCTGCCGCCCATCGACCTCACGCGGCCGGGAGCGCGCGCGAATGCCACGTGGGCCGACGCGTTCTACGGCGACCAGCACAGCAAGCTCAACTCGCTCGACCTGTACGCCAACCAGCGGCTGTCGTTTGCGCACGAACGCGTGCAGCTCACCGGCGGCGTCCTGCGTTACCAGGTCTTTCACCAGAGCGAGGAGCGCTCCGGCACGCCCCCCGCGGTCAGCGTGCTCGACGACAGCCGGCTGCTCTGGCTCGCGAGTGTGCTGGTGAAGCCCGCGCCCAGCCTTTCGCTGTACTACACACACTCGACCAACTCGACGCCGGTCATCGCGAACGACCTGCCGCTGTGGCGCGACGGCGTGCAGGACGAGTTCGGTGCGAAGGCCGAGTTTTTCAAAGAGCGCCTCTCCCTCACCCTGGCGCGCTTCAGCATCCGCCAAACCCGCGTGGTGGTGCCCAATCCTGATCACCAGACCGACCTCTCCGCGCCGTGGCAGTTGATCTCCGACCTGCGCGACCACGGCTTCGAGGTCGAACTCACCGGCGGGCTGACCACCAACCTCTCCGTGATCGCGACGTACACGCAGCTCCACCTGCGCGATTCGCTCGGGCGCCGCGTCCGCGCCGTGGCCGACCGCAACTCTGCGCTGCTCCTGAATTACCGCTTCCAGCTCAATCCGCACCTGCGCTGGTCGGTCTTCGGCGGTGCCACGTACGCCGGCGAGCGGCCGGGCGACACGCCCACCGTCGACTTCACCCCGCTCGGCGTTCCGACGCGCCACAGCTTCATGATCCCGGCGTACGTCACCACCAACGCCGGCCTTTCGTGCCGCCACGGCAACTGGCTCCTGCGGCTCACGATCGACAATTTCCTCGACGAGCGGAACCGGCTCCGGCCCGCCGGTGGTCGCGTCAGCGGCACGGGGCTCTCCACCGCCCCCGGACGCAACCTCCGCCTCTCCACCTCGGTGGACTTCTAG
- a CDS encoding FecR domain-containing protein — protein MRAPDAEAARIRQQAAAWLTRRDAGWTADEAAEFAAWRAVDARHDEAARQVELSQHLLQRLPEAPGAAAMLAELEQMQSARPRKRRAPLWPFIAFAAAACLAVIVWRAWPSSAISAPLVYAAEGEPRTVALSDGSTVYLQGGGTVEVDLAPGERHVQLRRGEAHFAVAKDAARPFVVAAGPVAVRAVGTAFGVRRELARVAVLVTEGRVEVTRATPVGVATFPALLLGAGEATTIRTDRGPGEAPVVQTAAIARAQEGAWHAPRLEFNQTPLAEVIAHFNHFSDVQIELADPALASRPVGGTFDADQAQTFVTLLEAAGDIQVERMDARRIILRKAR, from the coding sequence ATGCGCGCCCCCGATGCCGAAGCCGCCAGGATCCGTCAGCAAGCCGCCGCGTGGCTCACCCGGCGCGACGCCGGCTGGACCGCCGACGAGGCCGCGGAGTTTGCCGCCTGGCGCGCCGTCGACGCGCGACACGACGAAGCCGCGCGGCAGGTGGAGTTGAGCCAGCACTTGCTCCAGCGCCTGCCCGAGGCGCCCGGGGCCGCCGCGATGCTCGCCGAGCTCGAGCAAATGCAGTCCGCCCGGCCGCGGAAGCGCCGCGCCCCCCTCTGGCCGTTCATCGCTTTTGCCGCCGCCGCCTGCCTGGCCGTAATCGTCTGGCGCGCGTGGCCGTCGTCGGCGATCTCCGCCCCGCTGGTCTACGCCGCCGAGGGCGAGCCGCGGACGGTCGCGCTCTCCGACGGATCCACGGTCTATCTCCAGGGCGGCGGCACCGTCGAGGTCGACCTCGCTCCCGGGGAAAGGCACGTCCAGCTCCGCCGGGGCGAAGCCCACTTCGCCGTCGCCAAGGACGCCGCCCGCCCGTTCGTCGTCGCTGCCGGCCCGGTCGCCGTCCGCGCCGTGGGCACCGCCTTCGGCGTCCGCCGCGAACTCGCCCGCGTCGCCGTGCTCGTCACCGAAGGTCGGGTCGAAGTCACGCGGGCCACGCCTGTCGGCGTCGCCACATTTCCCGCCCTTCTCCTCGGAGCGGGCGAGGCGACGACAATCCGCACCGACCGCGGCCCGGGCGAGGCTCCGGTCGTGCAAACCGCCGCCATCGCCCGCGCGCAGGAGGGTGCCTGGCACGCCCCGCGACTCGAGTTCAACCAGACGCCCCTCGCCGAGGTGATCGCCCACTTCAACCACTTCAGCGACGTGCAGATCGAACTCGCCGACCCTGCCCTCGCCAGCCGGCCCGTCGGCGGCACGTTCGACGCCGACCAGGCCCAGACCTTCGTCACGCTCCTCGAAGCCGCCGGCGACATCCAGGTCGAGCGCATGGACGCCCGACGCATCATCCTGCGCAAGGCGCGCTGA
- a CDS encoding RNA polymerase sigma factor, with the protein MPPTDADQSQWFTVEVQPHEAALRSYLQARFPALRDFDDVVQETYRRVLHEHAAGRLRHARAFMFTAARNVALDLFRRRAQENGTPIPQASGLDVVEERPDAAQELSQRQELQILADAIAALPDRCRHVIMLRYLKSCSYQEIADTLGVSTETVKTHMAKGVQRCAEYFEARGILHERARLHLKLD; encoded by the coding sequence ATGCCCCCGACGGACGCAGACCAATCCCAGTGGTTCACGGTCGAAGTGCAGCCGCACGAGGCCGCGCTCCGCTCCTACCTCCAGGCGCGGTTTCCCGCCCTGCGTGACTTCGACGACGTCGTCCAGGAGACGTACCGGCGCGTGCTGCACGAGCACGCCGCTGGCCGGCTCCGCCACGCCCGCGCCTTCATGTTCACCGCGGCGCGCAACGTCGCACTCGACCTCTTCCGCCGCCGCGCCCAGGAAAACGGCACGCCGATCCCCCAAGCCTCCGGCCTGGACGTCGTGGAAGAGCGGCCCGACGCCGCCCAGGAACTCAGCCAACGCCAGGAACTCCAGATTCTCGCCGACGCCATCGCCGCGCTGCCCGATCGCTGCCGTCACGTCATCATGCTCCGCTACCTCAAGAGTTGCTCGTATCAGGAGATCGCGGACACCCTCGGCGTCTCGACCGAGACGGTGAAGACGCACATGGCCAAGGGCGTGCAACGTTGCGCGGAGTACTTCGAGGCGCGCGGCATCCTGCACGAACGCGCCCGGCTTCACCTCAAGCTCGACTGA
- a CDS encoding glycoside hydrolase family 28 protein gives MLPRVLLRLLPWLAFALAPVLAAPVEATFNVRAFGATGDGRTLDSPAINRAIEAAAQAGGGTVVFPAGEYLSYSIRLRSHVGLHLGPGATILAADPPAPGTEGGYDAPEPNASTQCQDFGHSHWHNSLIWGEDLEGVTITGPGRIYGRGLSRGNGRISRPVGTRYPPTGGALPDVLAADGPVEFPPRPDLKPGPFGYPSARDNLPAGVGNKAIALKNCRNVVLRDFTILHGGHFGILATGVDNLTIDNLLIDTNRDGMDIDSCSNVRIANCSVNSPWDDGICLKASYALNRNRPTENVTITNCFVSGYDEGTLLDGTRQRLDAHRGGPIGRIKLGTEASGGFRAITISNCVFECCRGLALEQVDGGEMADITVTNLVMRDLVNAPVFIRLGGRLRGPDVKQPGTARRIIISNVVAHNVAPDHGLFIAGVPGHRVEDVSLSNIHITYRGGGTAEQARRDVPELERGYPEPELFGVLPSWGLFARHVANFTLRDVKFELLQPDARPAARLDDVVGARFVRVELPAGGPTAPWAIVNSAALRVQETTGLADGSLATKP, from the coding sequence ATGCTGCCCCGCGTTCTTCTCCGCCTGCTGCCCTGGCTTGCCTTTGCCCTCGCGCCCGTGCTGGCCGCGCCGGTCGAGGCCACATTCAACGTGCGCGCGTTCGGCGCGACCGGGGACGGCCGCACGCTCGACAGCCCCGCCATCAATCGCGCGATCGAGGCTGCGGCGCAGGCGGGCGGCGGCACCGTGGTGTTCCCGGCAGGAGAATACCTCTCGTATTCGATCCGGCTGCGCAGCCACGTCGGGCTGCACCTCGGCCCGGGCGCGACGATCCTGGCGGCGGATCCGCCGGCGCCGGGCACCGAGGGCGGTTACGACGCGCCAGAGCCGAATGCGTCCACGCAATGTCAGGATTTCGGCCACTCGCACTGGCACAACAGCCTGATCTGGGGCGAAGACCTGGAAGGCGTCACTATCACGGGACCCGGCCGGATCTATGGCCGCGGCCTGAGCCGCGGCAACGGCCGCATCTCGCGCCCCGTCGGCACCCGCTACCCGCCTACCGGCGGGGCGCTCCCCGACGTGCTCGCGGCCGACGGTCCAGTCGAGTTTCCGCCCCGCCCGGACCTGAAGCCGGGACCGTTCGGATATCCGAGTGCCCGCGACAACCTGCCGGCAGGCGTGGGCAACAAGGCGATCGCGCTCAAGAACTGCCGCAACGTGGTGCTGCGGGACTTCACGATCCTGCACGGCGGTCACTTCGGGATTCTCGCGACGGGGGTCGACAACCTCACCATCGACAACCTGCTGATCGATACCAACCGCGACGGCATGGACATCGACTCCTGCAGCAATGTCAGGATCGCAAACTGCTCGGTGAACTCGCCGTGGGACGACGGCATCTGCCTCAAGGCCTCGTACGCGCTGAACCGCAACCGGCCGACGGAGAATGTCACGATCACGAACTGCTTCGTGAGCGGCTATGACGAAGGTACGCTCCTCGATGGCACGCGGCAGCGGCTCGACGCGCATCGCGGCGGACCGATCGGCCGGATCAAGCTGGGCACGGAGGCCAGCGGCGGCTTCCGCGCGATCACAATCTCGAACTGCGTCTTTGAATGCTGCCGCGGCCTCGCGCTCGAGCAGGTGGACGGCGGCGAGATGGCGGACATCACTGTCACCAACCTGGTGATGCGCGACCTCGTGAACGCCCCGGTGTTCATCCGCCTCGGCGGCCGGTTGCGCGGGCCGGACGTGAAGCAGCCGGGCACGGCGCGCCGCATCATCATCAGCAACGTGGTCGCGCACAACGTGGCTCCCGACCATGGCCTCTTCATCGCCGGTGTGCCCGGGCACCGGGTGGAGGACGTCTCGCTGTCCAACATCCACATCACGTATCGCGGTGGCGGCACGGCGGAGCAGGCGCGGCGGGACGTGCCGGAGCTCGAGCGCGGGTATCCCGAGCCCGAGCTGTTCGGCGTGCTGCCGAGCTGGGGGCTGTTCGCCCGGCACGTGGCGAACTTCACGCTGCGCGACGTGAAATTTGAGCTCCTGCAGCCGGACGCCCGCCCGGCGGCGCGGCTCGACGACGTGGTGGGTGCGCGGTTCGTGCGCGTGGAACTGCCCGCGGGCGGCCCCACTGCGCCCTGGGCGATCGTCAACTCGGCGGCCCTGCGCGTGCAGGAGACGACCGGTCTCGCGGACGGATCCCTCGCGACGAAACCCTGA